One window from the genome of Podospora pseudocomata strain CBS 415.72m chromosome 1 map unlocalized CBS415.72m_1.2, whole genome shotgun sequence encodes:
- a CDS encoding uncharacterized protein (COG:S; EggNog:ENOG503NWCE) yields the protein MSNGTEVECPKPFLNVAGFDNGGFIEGRVCQPYFDATCCLPCPMTQWAYPDTFETMSEAANWVSVVSTVGCVFLLLSWAVLPVEKTFRHYLSISLTTAVVFMNLGFVIPLAAQPEQCFDAITPNSMKTSSVCAASGMFIILGGWAGVLWVFLRALSLHLQICWQLVVGRNFMWFAQVVGWGLPGAGVVLAFLLSGVSFRFGQTCHINHKNSLADLWIPLLVFSGLTIIIQFATFGYCIKVYLASLADNSASTEGSNMPSYTNSIRTMTPKQAYRRVRRVIALQWRGIAIVLIIIADVIFFSVVFVFQDNTVEAVKNDSTIARPWALCLLDNGGDKEPCLELASALVVNMPTVGAVLFLLGMNGIWLCLLLGRWSMITGWRDLLISSPSRSKREFVSVDARLDDLKKDTLTPISPTLARSGMGSPTMHSHNQDPESGRRTPDFFGQTQRYHTPARSFSSPRPPQQPQQATVTWDPTETYARGQSPGVYSQDGNPNNYVNPLGMNRL from the exons ATGTCGAACGGAACAGAGGTTGAATGTCCAAAGCCATTCTTGAACGTCGCGGGTTTTGATAATGGCGGCT TTATTGAGGGCAGAGTGTGCCAACCATACTTTGACGCAACGTGCTGCTTACCGTGCCCCATGACACAATGGGCCTACCCAGACACCTTCGAGACGATGAGTGAAGCGGCCAACTGGGTGTCGGTCGTGAGCACAGTTGGCTGcgtcttcctcctgctctcTTGGGCTGTGCTGCCGGTTGAAAAGACTTTCCGGCATTATCTCAGTATCTCCTTGACCACGGCAGTGGTGTTTATGAAT CTTGGGTTCGTTATCCCTCTGGCAGCCCAGCCCGAACAATGTTTCGACGCAATTACACCCAACTCGATGAAGACGAGCTCAGTCTGCGCGGCATCCGGCATGTTTATTATCCTGGGAGGATGGGCAGGTGTACTTTGGGTCTTCTTGCGCGCGCTCTCCCTGCACCTTCAGATTTGCTGGCAGCTTGTTGTGGGACGCAACTTTATGTGGTTTGCTCAGGTTGTCGGCTGGGGCCTCCCTGGTGCGGGCGTTGttctcgccttcctcttgaGCGGTGTGTCGTTCCGATTCGGACAGACCTGCCATATCAACCACAAGAACAGTCTTGCCGATCTCTGGATCCCGCTTCTGGTCTTCTCCGGCCTGACAATTATCATTCAGTTCGCGACATTCGGCTACTGCATCAAGGTTTACCTCGCATCGTTGGCCGATAACAGCGCTTCGACCGAGGGCTCCAACATGCCATCCTACACCAACAGCATCCGGACCATGACTCCCAAGCAGGCCTATCGTCGCGTACGCCGCGTGATTGCGCTGCAGTGGAGAGGTATCGCTATCGTCTTGATCATCATCGCCGAtgtcattttcttttccgtcGTTTTCGTTTTCCAAGACAACACTgtcgaggctgtcaagaatGACAGCACCATTGCTCGTCCTTGGGCTCTCTGCTTGCTTGATAACGGTGGGGATAAGGAGCCCTGCCTGGAGCTTGCAAGTGCCCTGGTGGTCAATATGCCAACTGTTGGCGctgttcttttccttctcggG ATGAACGGCATTTGGCTttgtctcctcctcggccgctgGTCCATGATTACGGGCTGGCGTGATTTGTTGATCTCTTCCCCTAGCCGGAGCAAGAGAGAGTTTGTTTCAGTCGATGCGCGGCTCGACGACCTGAAGAAAGATACAC TGACTCCGATCTCCCCCACGCTGGCCAGATCAGGAATGGGGAGCCCTACCATGCACAGCCATAACCAAGACCCCGAGAGCGGCCGTCGCACGCCCGACTTTTTCGGTCAAACGCAGAGATATCACACGCCAGCGAGATCATTCTCCTCGCCAcgcccaccacaacaaccgcaacaaGCGACGGTGACTTGGGATCCCACAGAGACATATGCTCGGGGACAATCACCAGGGGTCTATTCCCAAGACGGCAACCCAAACAACTATGTCAACCCACTGGGCATGAACAGGttatga
- a CDS encoding uncharacterized protein (EggNog:ENOG503NXU0; COG:S): protein MRNPATSGYAPVSTTDHDSNNNNNNNNDNNNVYAMDDLAGKPLPPTPRNFDPRAFRIYRRDVVTFSLSFLVSLPLVLLVALFTGDGSLFGYHSSPSPSPSATKPNGKFIVPGAGGGGCEPTSTVPQYFNTEDGKWAGPTATGKPGFLAQTKEWGVEDGKTWVPNEPLQTQVPVRGGDGSEKGGSIFGEMGFLTPYRPAKGFGVEEWPLPEGADIVQVQMVSRHGSRYPTVGSNVDGLGRRIGEAKQKGGFKTSGDLGFLNEWRYELGQEILVPKGRQELYDSGVLHAYMYGKLYNPNSKIIVRTTTQDRMLKSAENFMAGFFGLGWTSNATIEVIIEDAGYNNSLAGYLNCPNGNKVNGGSKAQEKWIGVYLQNATERLAKLVEGYEWTVEDTYAAQTMCPYETVAYGFSKFCELFTYEEWLHFGYSIDLNFYGNDGFGSPVGRAIGLGYQQEVVARLQNRTLGYSGSQINVTLDNNTGTFPLNQSLYFDFSHDTNIISILAAFGLTQFGDTLDPLKYPGQHNFTVSDMTPFGARLDIEIIKTQKPVLANREVDETGKETEYVHFVLNQRTVHLGWSLEECDGARKDGWCELGAFLKAQERMAKMARYEEACHGELSGENWEYGRVVDGVPV, encoded by the exons ATGCGCAACCCGGCCACATCGGGGTACGCCCCTGTGTCGACCACCGAccacgacagcaacaacaacaacaacaacaacaacgacaacaacaatgtcTACGCAATGGACGATCTAGCTGGCAAACCActccctcccacaccccgAAACTTTGACCCCCGCGCGTTCAGGATCTACAGGAGGGATGTAGTCACCTTCTCATTGTCGTTTCTGGTGTCGTTGccgttggtgctgctggtggcgtTGTTTACGGGGGATGGCTCCCTGTTTGGGTATCactcctcgccttcgccctccccatcagccaCGAAACCAAACGGTAAGTTTATTGTTcctggggctggtggtggggggtgcGAACCGACTAGTACTGTGCCTCAGTACTTTAATACTGAGGACGGGAAATGGGCTGGGCCAACTGCTACTGGCAAGCCGGGTTTTTTGGCCCAGACGAAGGAGTGGGGCgtggaagatgggaagaCGTGGGTTCCGAACGAGCCGTTGCAGACGCAGGTGCCGGTgcggggtggggatgggagtgagaagggggggagtatctttggggagatggggttTTTGACGCCGTATAGACCGGCTAAGGGGTTTGGGGTCGAGGAGTGGCCTTTGCCGGAGGGGGCGGACATTGTGCAGGTTCAGATGGTGTCTAGGCATGGGAGTCGGTACCCGACTGTTGGGAGCAAtgttgatgggttggggaggaggatcggGGAGGCAAAGCAGAAGGGGGGGTTCAAGACGAGTGGTGATCTAGGGTTTTTGAATGAGTGGAGGTATGAGTTGGGGCAGGAGATACTGGTGCCGAAGGGGAGGCAGGAGTTGTATGATTCGGGGGTTTTGCATGCGTACATGTATGGGAAGCTGTATAATCCTAACAGCAAGATTATTGTGCGGACGACGACGCAGGACAGGATGTTGAAGTCGGCCGAGAATTTTATGGCGGGGTTCTTCGGGTTGGGGTGGACGAGTAATGCGACGATTGAGGTTATCATTGAGGATGCTGGGTACAATAATAGTCTGGCTGGGTATTTGAACTGCCCGAATGGGAACAAGGTGAATGGGGGGTCCAAGGCGCAGGAGAAGTGGATTGGGGTTTACTTGCAGAATG CAACGGAGAGGCTGGCGAAGTTGGTTGAAGGGTACGAGTGGACGGTTGAGGATACATACGCTGCGCAGACAATGTGTCCATATGAGACT GTGGCATACGGCTTCAGCAAGTTCTGCGAGTTGTTTACATATGAAGAGTGGCTTCATTTCGGGTACTCGATCGATCTCAACTTTTACGGAAACGATGGATTTGGATCGCCGGTTGGA AGAGCGATCGGCCTTGGTTACCAGCAAGAAGTCGTTGCCCGCCTCCAGAACCGCACCCTAGGGTACTCAGGCTCCCAGATCAACGTCAccctcgacaacaacaccggcaCATTTCCCCTGAACCAGTCTCTCTACTTTGACTTTTCCCACgacaccaacatcatcagcatcctGGCTGCCTTTGGCCTAACGCAGTTCGGGGACACACTCGACCCGCTCAAGTACCCAGGTCAGCATAACTTTACCGTGTCGGACATGACGCCGTTTGGTGCCAGGCTCGACATCGAGATTATCAAAACTCAAAAACCGGTTCTGGCGAAtcgggaggtggatgagacAGGGAAAGAGACGGAGTATGTCCATTTTGTGCTAAACCAAAGGACGGTGCATTTGGGGTGGAGCTTGGAGGAGTGCGATGGGGCGAGGAAGGATGGGTGGTGTGAGTTGGGGGCATTTTTGAAGGcgcaggagaggatggcgaagATGGCGAGATACGAGGAGGCTTGCCATGGGGAGTTGAGCGGGGAGAATTGGGAGtatgggagggtggtggatggggtgcCTGTTTAG
- a CDS encoding uncharacterized protein (EggNog:ENOG503P3NV; COG:S) → MFSSSSKDMMNAAEGTEQPTEAGYEEVYVHPVCHVQTPENRFGPGIRESFTAHVDMLNTAAVGDDFDFDEDDADSADDDYPDDEDEYESDNANPPGTGWLPSVIGMSANELMSMMGPVQALGLGLADANEAGTTSNTPSFPHCSSGRCNLTALSQRYNLYFAAYQDKIYVYQPQRAPRILPPPCLILHPATTKLAALYPGELDRRFSHQINNMIVGNLGNLEIVLFACDDGDIGAYYTHTLVHWIKTYPKQDGAGPFSRSTPKPRMFFHENVTLSAWGLAIHQQSRLIAVGSNRHEVTVFAFALPRQDQEDDAFELDESPELWTGQTALQLQKHFQSRTRTWKITLPLGISGHNIPSVSFLDDEHGNADKIAAIDIWGVVWLLDIWKIGTGPVVIPATSEAHRYLRGWCVMILPGSAFKPTKSARETLGVTAKEILQPKANVLDITCGLYYVKDLAVNVGDMIRNRPYANSTVYEKLHNLAAGGCPAPSEEGSSSLSSEWESVSGDSDSDNDDSLIPSMALNPPMGNAASTTRWGALNRSVNSRSSAIKDLFDEVQLRREIVPMSGETPDPGKPPLTHQSVSRICNDRQKRAELARVDDFGVLPKNYSLLRTSAADLELVPFDRTLARPVFRHVLTFLAPGLGQPVHDFSQIRSERIHMMLHVPELFLVVLGSEVGRVALVTLTKSGKVVDGVPLRRGFRVDCVLPRKAEEKKKVRPSCGLVGIAISPEPVPGPRVKGQLELCPAGMVRRGPVVYRLILHYADHTILMYDLMRGDPKEELMIF, encoded by the exons ATgttctcatcttcttccaagGACATGATGAACGCCGCCGAAGGAACCGAGCAACCAACAGAGGCGGGGTACGAGGAAGTCTACGTCCACCCGGTGTGCCATGTCCAGACTCCGGAGAACAGG TTTGGACCTGGTATCCGTGAGAGTTTCACGGCCCATGTGGACATGCTCAACACGGCGGCTGTCGGGGACGATTTCGATttcgacgaagacgacgcAGACAGCGCGGACGATGATTAccccgatgacgaggacgaatACGAGTCGGATAATGCCAATCCCCCCGGCACCGGTTGGTTGCCTTCGGTGATCGGGATGTCTGCGAACGAGTTGATGAGCATGATGGGCCCGGTCCAGGCcttggggctggggctggcggACGCAAATGAGGCAGGAACAACGTCAAATACGCCTTCGTTTCCTCACTGCTCTAGCGGGCGGTGTAATTTGACGGCCCTGTCACAGCGATACAACCTCTACTTTGCAGCCTATCAAGACAAGATATACGTGTATCAGCCGCAGCGAGCACCACGAATTCTACCGCCGCCATGTCTGATTCTTCACCCGGCCACCACAAAGCTCGCGGCTTTGTATCCCGGAGAGCTCGACAGGAGGTTTTCTCACCAAATCAATAACATGATTGTAGGGAATCTGGGGAACCTGGAGATCGTCCTGTTTGCGtgcgacgacggcgacaTTGGAGCCTACTATACACACACGTTGGTGCACTGGATCAAGACGTACCCCAAGCAGGACGGGGCTGGGCCTTTTTCTCGATCTaccccaaaacccaggaTGTTCTTTCACGAGAACGTTACCCTTTCGGCGTGGGGTCTAGCTATTCATCAGCAGTCTCGCCTGATTGCGGTTGGATCCAACAGACACGAGGTCACTGTGTTTGCGTTTGCTCTCCCTCGTCAGGACCAGGAGGATGACGCTTTTGAGCTCGACGAGTCGCCCGAGTTGTGGACGGGACAAACCGCCTTGCAGCTTCAGAAGCATTTCCaatcgaggacgaggacgtgGAAGATTACTTTGCCGCTTGGCATCAGTGGCCACAACATACCCAGCGTGTCTTTTCTTGACGACGAGCATGGCAATGCGGACAAGATAGCCGCTATTGAcatttggggggtggtgtggctACTTGACATTTGGAAAATTGGAACCGGGCCAGTTGTCATACCAGCCACCTCGGAAGCACACAGGTACCTTCGGGGATGGTGTGTCATGATTCTTCCTGGCAGTGCCTTCAAACCGACAAAAAGTGCCCGCGAAACATTGGGAGTGACTGCAAAGGAGATTCTCCAGCCCAAAGCCAATGTTCTGGACATCACGTGTGGGCTGTACTACGTCAAGGACCTTGCCGTCAATGTGGGCGACATGATCAGAAACAGGCCTTACGCCAACTCTACCGTTTACGAAAAGCTGCATAATCTAGCTGCCGGCGGTTGTCCAGCTCCTTCTGAAGAGGGCAGCTCATCTTTGTCGAGTGAATGGGAAAGCGTGAGCGGggactcggactcggatAACGACGACAGCCTCATTCCGAGCATGGCACTCAACCCTCCTATGGGCAATGCGGCGTCGACCACGCGTTGGGGGGCTCTTAACAGGTCGGTAAACTCGAGGTCCTCGGCGATCAAAGATTTATTCGACGAGGTTCAGCTACGCCGAGAAATCGTCCCGATGTCGGGAGAGACTCCGGACCCGGGGAAACCACCGCTGACACACCAATCGGTGTCCAGGATTTGCAACGACAGGCAAAAGAGGGCGGAACTGGCACGGGTGGACGATTTCGGGGTGCTTCCAAAGAACTATTCTCTGCTGCGCACCTCGGCGGCGGATCTCGAACTTGTTCCCTTTGACAGGACATTGGCGCGGCCGGTGTTCAGGCACGTTTTGACGTTCCTGGCGCCGGGGCTGGGCCAGCCAGTACATGATTTCAGCCAGATACGCTCGGAGCGCATTCACATGATGCTCCATGTGCCAGAGTTGTTCCTGGTGGTGCTTGGGTCTGAAGTGGGAAGGGTCGCGCTCGTGACGCTGACGAAGTCAggcaaggtggtggatggggtgcCGCTGCGGAGGGGGTTCAGGGTTGATTGCGTACTCCCTCgcaaggcggaggagaagaagaaggtcaggCCGTCGTGCGGGCTGGTGGGGATTGCGATTTCGCCTGAGCCGGTGCCGGGTccgagggtgaaggggcAGCTTGAGCTGTGCCCGgctgggatggtgaggagggggccggTGGTGTACCGGTTGATTTTGCATTATGCGGATCACACGATTTTGATGTATgatttgatgaggggggatccgaaggaggagttgatgattttttag
- the SWD3 gene encoding WD domain protein (COG:S; EggNog:ENOG503NXHV), whose translation MSTLDSTTATPFPEPPSKRRRVDGDSMDSTPRYSSPGNLDGARDSTPPHDSSLVQQTQGLSIRRERASRSQSRERYNSRSPTSSRDGSRSRSRSRSRSRSRSLFRSRSRSQTPYSRSQSRSRSRSQSISRSQSAQPTPPSIHRPPIRPNYQPHLCLKGHMKAISQVRISPDGCWIASASADATVKIWDAATGECLDTIVGHMAGISCLAWAPDSNTIATGSDDKAIRLWDRLTGNPAHAAHSTPDATGKEYRGSSTIRGGRTGKGPLLGHHNYVYCLAFSPKGNILASGSYDEAVFLWDVRAGRLMRSLPAHSDPVSGIGFCNDGTLVVSCSTDGLMQVRVWDTSTGQCLRTLVHEDNPAVTNVCFSPNGRFVLAFNLDNSIRLWDYVSGTVKKTYQGHKNKGFSIGGCFGAVTYAEDGYEPDEDDKPQPFIVSASEDGDIVMWDVVDKMIVQRITGAHDGVCFWVDVNGKTMVSCGQDNTIKVFRHQPSRQPEAQPNGTTPNGMNGHAEENGVAPDDNDAMAVDIEMELQRQIEDELVKQEQI comes from the exons ATGTCAACGCTCGACTCTACCACGGCGACCCCTTTTCCGGAACCACCTTCAAAGCGACGCCGAGTAGACGGTGACAGCATGGACTCAACACCACGGTACAGCTCGCCTGGCAACCTTGATGGTGCACGCGACAGCACCCCACCCCACGATAGCAGCCTCGTCCAACAGACCCAAGGTCTTTCAATACGTCGCGAGCGGGCCTCGCGCAGCCAAAGCAGAGAAAGATACAATTCCCGATCACCTACATCCTCCCGCGATGGCTCACGGTCAAGATCTCGGTCTCGTTCACGGTCGAGATCAAGATCCTTATTCAGATCGAGATCCCGCTCCCAAACACCATACTCTAGATCACAATCACGCTCCCGATCCCGTTCCCAGTCCATATCCCGTTCACAGTCTGCCCAACCgacccccccatccatccaccgACCGCCTATCAGACCAAActaccaacctcacctctgCCTCAAGGGGCACATGAAAGCCATCTCCCAAGTACGCATCTCCCCCGACGGGTGTTGGATTGCCTCTGCCTCGGCCGATGCCACAGTAAAGATATGGGACGCCGCTACGGGAGAGTGCTTGGACACCATCGTCGGGCACATGGCCGGTATTTCTTGTTTGGCTTGGGCGCccgacagcaacaccatcgcCACGGGGTCCGACGACAAAGCTATCAGGTTATGGGACAGGTTAACAGGGAACCCGGCGCATGCTGCGCACTCTACGCCGGATGCTACCGGAAAAGAATACAGAGGCTCGTCCACGATACGAGGAGGGAGAACTGGTAAAGGTCCGTTATTGGGCCATCACAACTACGTTTACTGTCTGGCCTTTTCACCAAAAGGCAACATTCTGGCAAGCGGGAGCTATGACGAGGCGGTTTTCTTATGGGACGTCAGAGCTgggcggttgatgaggagtttACCTGCGCACAGTGATCCAGTGAGCGGGATTGGGTTCTGTAACGACGGgacgttggtggtgagctgcaGTACGGATGGATTGATGCAAGT TCGTGTCTGGGACACTTCAACTGGGCAATGTCTTAGAACACTAGTCCACGAAGACAACCCAGCCGTCACCAACGTCTGCTTCAGCCCCAACGGAAGGTTCGTTCTAgccttcaacctcgacaactCGATTCGACTGTGGGACTACGTATCTGGTACGGTCAAGAAGACATATCAAGGTCACAAGAACAAGGGGTTCTCTATCGGGGGGTGTTTTGGCGCTGTTACCTACGCCGAGGATGGATACGAGCcagacgaagacgacaagCCGCAACCCTTCATAGTGTCAGCCAGCGAGGACGGTGACATTGTTATGTGGGATGTTGTAGACAAGATGATTGTCCAACGGATCACTGGGGCGCACGATGGCGTGTGCTTCTGGGTGGATGTCAACGGTAAGACAATGGTCAGCTGTGGGCaggacaacaccatcaaagTGTTTAGACACCAGCCAAGCCGGCAGCCCGAGGCCCAGCCGAATGGTACCACACCAAATGGGATGAATGGTCATGCAGAAGAAAACGGGGTTGCCCCGGACGACAACGATGCAATGGCTGTTGATATTGAGATGGAGCTGCAAAGGCAGATTGAAGACGAGTTGGTAAAGCAGGAGCAGATTTAA
- the ISC1 gene encoding phospholipase C type enzyme (EggNog:ENOG503NW9A; BUSCO:EOG09263A64; COG:T), whose amino-acid sequence MEELPTELNIVTLNCWGLKFISKLRNERLAEIGRQLAIADPSPHIVCLQECFTQEDYKAIRRETRFILPYGKFYFSGPFGGGLAILSKWPIEESTLFRYPLNGRPTAFWRGDWYVGKGVACAKIRYGPAAKQVIEVFCTHTHSPYEAGQPDDSYLAQRLAQSWEISKLLRGAAERGHLVLGCGDFNMVPMSLEHQLVTANTPVRDVWRVLHPDSSLGPADHPAEKARRRPIPTAGFNIEENGAASDGPYCTWRWTKEQQKLLGPGKPPVTVPPDTIDRRGKRLDYIFAGSGDIASLNGGWVVKAARVGMMMRHPELGCSLSDHFAVEATLAFHPLSSSAQSSSKAPPNGNKPAPADESLILKAPPKIRQPGQDDASTIPDTDDKYVQDGTYLQSPTPSSIRDNSSFDAQLLSFLTADHLQLPTSAYDFILQEIHKYRLREEKQKKWRGWHFFGSLAVLVGCLVGVWWSPANYVAFVLVLVSSLSLVAGTVDGLMSLLFFRSELGALREFEWEVVNAKLSAGDRVPTADGEGEERGW is encoded by the exons ATGGAAGAGTTACCGACAGAGCTCAACATCGTGACGCTCAATTGCTGGGGCCTCAAATTCATCTCCAAGCTGCGCAATGAACGCTTGGCCGAAATCGGACGTCAACTTGCGATAGCAGACCCTTCACCACACATCGTCTGCTTACAAGAATGCTTCACTCAGGAGGATTACAAGGCCATCCGACGTGAGACGCGCTTCATTCTCCCCTATGGGAAGTTTTACTTCAGCGGGCCTTTCGGAGGAGGGCTCGCCATTCTCTCAAAATGGCCGATTGAAGAGAGCACTCTGTTTCGCTACCCACTGAACGGCCGGCCGACGGCTTTCTGGCGTGGAGATTGGTATGTCGGAAAAGGGGTGGCCTGCGCAAAGATTCGCTATGGGCCGGCGGCGAAGCAGGTGATTGAGGTGTTCTGTACTCACACTCACTCGCCGTATGAGGCTGGTCAACCCGACGATTCATATCTCGCCCAGAGACTCGCGCAGTCATGGGAGATATCAAAACTGCTTCGCGGAGCTGCTGAGCGTGGTCATCTGGTGCTTGGTTGCGGCGACTTCAACATGGTTCCCATGTCACTGGAACATCAACTTGTTACCGCCAACACACCTGTTCGCGATGTCTGGCGGGTTTTGCACCCAGACAGCTCTCTCGGGCCAGCAGATCACCCGGCCGAAAAggctcgccgccgcccaaTACCAACTGCAGGGTTCAACATTGAGGAGAATGGCGCCGCTTCAGACGGTCCATATTGCACATGGCGGTGGACCAAAGAACAGCAGAAGCTCCTCGGGCCAGGAAAACCCCCAGTCACCGTCCCCCCTGACACTATCG ACCGCCGCGGCAAACGCCTCGACTACATCTTCGCCGGCTCAGGCGAcatcgcctccctcaacgGCGGCTGGGTCGTCAAGGCCGCCCGCGTAGGCATGATGATGCGCCACCCAGAACTAGGCTGCTCCCTCAGCGACCACTTTGCTGTCGAAGCCACCCTCGCCTTCCACCCTctgtcctcctcggcacaGTCCAGCAGTAAAGCACCGCCAAACGGCAACAAGCCCGCCCCCGCGGACGAGTCACTCATCCTCAAAGCGCCCCCCAAAATCCGCCAACCTGGCCAAGACGACGCCAGCACCATCCCCGACACCGACGACAAGTACGTCCAAGACGGAACCTACCTCCagtctcccaccccctcgtCCATCAGGGACAATTCTTCATTTGACGCCCAGCTTTTGTCCTTCCTGACCGCCGATCACCTCCAGCTACCAACCTCGGCGTATGATTTTATTTTGCAGGAGATCCACAAGTATAGACTccgggaggagaagcagaagaagtggagggggtggcaCTTTTTTGGGTCGTTGGCTGTGTTGGTCGGCTGTTTGGTTGGGGTGTGGTGGTCACCGGCGAACTATGTCGCTTttgtgctggtgctggtgagcAGCTTGAGCCTTGTCGCGGGAACGGTGGATGGGTTGATgagtttgttgtttttcAGGAGCGAGCTGGGGGCGTTGAGGGAGTTTGAGTGGGAGGTTGTGAATGCTAAGCTGAGTGCTGGGGATAGGGTGCCGACtgcggatggggagggcgaggagagagggtggtga
- a CDS encoding uncharacterized protein (EggNog:ENOG503NXR0; CAZy:GH5; COG:G) yields the protein MSRPPPMFLTLLSILILGTYFFHLWRAEAALAIPWTPSPDARLFSQRPLPAPIEASFLSSSTTTASKETESQPLSNYALPLKTQGRNIVDQNGKRFKLSSVNWYGASDELFIPGGLDIQHRKAIAKTIKRLGFNSVRMPYSDEMVVKNPTILPHLLAKNPDLMEKRALDVFVACVEALTEEGIAVIVNDHITTATWCCGADPCDASWSNDWLPGVVCKVRQTEEDWIRNWETVMGRLAGNELVIGADLRNEVRGVWGTMPWDRWASAAEKAGNRLLKMKKEWLIIVGGTESGNDLRGARTRPVRLEVEDRVVYSAHVYSWSGWGSLEGRYSKRTYPSFVASMRSNWGYLVEGDVAPVWIGEFGAPSEPGRGDANYWENLMRYLKSIDADFGYWAINPRKPKDDEKETYCLVEDDWVTPVLDYRMKDMTELMRIGHE from the coding sequence ATGTCCCGACCGCCACCAATGTTTCTCACACTATtatccatcctcatcctggGGACATACTTCTTCCACCTCTGGCgcgccgaagccgccctcgccatcccctggacaccctcccccgacgCCCGTCTGTTCAGCCAACGACCCCTCCCCGCACCCATCGAAGCTTCGTTCTTGTCTTcttctaccaccaccgcctcaaAAGAAACCGAGTCCCAACCACTATCAAACTatgccctccccctcaaaacccaaGGCCGCAACATTGTCGACCAAAACGGCAAGCGATTCAAGCTGTCGAGCGTGAACTGGTACGGCGCCTCGGATGAGTTGTTCATCCCCGGCGGGCTGGACATTCAACACCGCAAAGCAATAGCAAAAACAATCAAAAGGCTGGGGTTCAATTCTGTCCGGATGCCCTACAGCGACGAGATGGTTGTCAAGAACCCGACTATTTTGCCGCACCTGCTGGCTAAGAATCCGGACTTGATGGAAAAGAGGGCGCTGGACGTGTTTGTGGCTTGTGTGGAGGCGCTGACGGAAGAGGGGATCGCGGTGATTGTGAATGATCACATTACGACTGCGACTTGGTGCTGCGGGGCGGATCCTTGCGATGCCAGCTGGAGCAATGATTGGTTGCCGGGGGTGGTTTGCAAGGTGAGGcagacggaggaggattggatTCGGAACTGGGAgacggtgatggggaggttggcggggaaTGAGCTGGTGATTGGGGCGGATCTGAGGAATGAGGTtaggggggtttgggggactATGCCTTGGGATCGGTGGGCTAGTGCGGCGGAAAAGGCGGGGAACAGACTGCTGAAAATGAAGAAGGAGTGGTTGATTATTGTTGGGGGAACGGAGAGCGGGAATGATTTGAGGGGGGCGAGGACTaggccggtgaggttggaggtggaggatagGGTGGTGTATTCGGCGCATGTGTATTCTTGGAGCGGGTGGGGGAGCCTTGAAGGGAGGTACTCCAAGAGAACGTACCCGAGTTTTGTTGCGTCTATGAGGAGCAATTGGGGGTATTTGGTCGAGGGGGACGTGGCGCCGGTGTGGattggggagtttggggcgCCGAGTGAGCccgggaggggggatgcGAATTATTGGGAGAACTTGATGAGGTATCTGAAGAGTATTGATGCCGATTTTGGGTACTGGGCGATCAACCCGAGGAAGCCAAAAGACGATGAGAAGGAGACGTATTGCCTTGTAGAGGATGACTGGGTGACGCCGGTACTGGATTACAGGATGAAGGATATGACGGAGTTGATGAGGATTGGGCATGAGTAG